The following proteins are co-located in the Polymorphospora rubra genome:
- a CDS encoding DNA primase codes for MWSDVRIDPVEIALPSGAGFTLRAYRMSSEVTPTDIGEREDDDLFASRSRPVVDDEDDETVVILDEEFAALSAEADEEEEPDAKSRRATKKKKSDDDETTDEPDGKDKDVDAESDDADEAEEAEEAEDAEPDDEEVPAFLSHRGKLLLFKTPEALVSFVRSGAPNDLTQLDTWPQLVERLQPAAVAPLDEDSYELDLVVENLRGGHDVWDATLLIEAGEVSRDLAYALRLPAVLDMLSPGSSLDDLDEALRSTAKGGLGGFMGRRRLKKIGAQTASLGWRTIIGKISAAVDWRD; via the coding sequence CTGTGGTCGGACGTCCGGATCGACCCGGTCGAGATCGCCCTGCCGTCGGGCGCCGGCTTCACCCTGCGCGCCTACCGGATGTCGTCCGAGGTGACGCCGACGGACATCGGCGAGCGCGAGGACGACGACCTGTTCGCCAGCCGGTCCCGGCCTGTCGTCGACGACGAGGACGACGAGACCGTGGTGATCCTCGACGAGGAGTTCGCCGCCCTGTCGGCGGAGGCCGACGAGGAGGAAGAGCCGGACGCGAAGTCCCGTCGCGCCACGAAAAAGAAGAAGTCGGACGACGACGAGACCACCGACGAGCCGGACGGCAAGGACAAGGACGTCGACGCCGAATCCGACGACGCCGACGAGGCCGAGGAAGCGGAGGAGGCCGAGGATGCGGAGCCGGACGACGAGGAGGTCCCGGCCTTCCTCAGCCACCGCGGCAAGCTGCTGCTCTTCAAGACGCCGGAGGCGCTGGTCAGCTTCGTCCGGTCCGGGGCGCCCAACGACCTGACCCAGTTGGACACCTGGCCGCAGCTGGTCGAGCGGCTCCAACCCGCCGCCGTCGCACCGCTCGACGAGGACTCGTACGAGCTCGACCTGGTGGTGGAGAACCTCCGCGGCGGCCACGACGTCTGGGACGCGACGCTGCTCATCGAAGCCGGTGAGGTGTCCCGTGACCTGGCCTACGCGCTGCGCCTGCCCGCGGTTCTCGACATGCTCTCGCCGGGATCCAGCCTCGACGATCTCGACGAGGCGCTACGGTCGACTGCGAAGGGTGGCCTCGGCGGCTTCATGGGACGCCGCCGCCTGAAGAAAATCGGGGCACAAACGGCAAGTCTTGGCTGGCGCACGATTATCGGGAAGATCTCTGCTGCTGTGGACTGGCGCGACTGA
- a CDS encoding PadR family transcriptional regulator, producing MKAQALHGHLDALLLAVLEGGALHGYAIIEALRSRSGGVLDLPTGTVYPALRRLERAGLVESEWSTVSGRQRRTYRLTRAGHGALRAERTGWQEFSATVGRFLDAEAPPPAAT from the coding sequence ATGAAGGCGCAGGCGCTGCACGGCCACCTCGACGCGCTGCTGCTCGCGGTGCTCGAAGGCGGCGCCCTGCACGGCTACGCCATCATCGAGGCACTCAGGTCGCGCAGCGGCGGGGTGCTCGACCTGCCGACCGGAACCGTCTATCCGGCCCTGCGCCGGCTGGAGCGCGCCGGGCTGGTCGAGAGCGAGTGGAGCACGGTCAGCGGGCGGCAACGGCGCACCTACCGGCTTACCCGCGCCGGGCACGGTGCGCTGCGCGCCGAACGGACCGGTTGGCAGGAGTTCAGCGCCACCGTCGGCCGCTTCCTCGACGCCGAGGCCCCGCCGCCGGCCGCCACCTGA
- a CDS encoding permease prefix domain 1-containing protein, with product MPVPAPEIDDYLRALGERLHGPGRLKADLLAEARGSLEDAAEAYEEGGLAPAAARRRAVADFGTPGELVPAYQAELAASGTRILAVRIVVVAVVLLSSADLMWQGAPWTGPRPPAAYLALSALLDLLWILTGLLAAGAWLGLRYAARRGTPVRLPRLLGRSMAVCVGLAAVAGATLFTWSIVMWDAAVRWPPLLIGMVAAGVAFGWLAGAVRGCLVGTR from the coding sequence GCGGCTACACGGTCCCGGCCGGCTGAAGGCCGACCTGCTCGCCGAGGCCCGCGGCAGCCTGGAGGACGCCGCGGAGGCGTACGAGGAAGGCGGACTGGCGCCGGCGGCCGCGCGGCGTCGCGCGGTGGCCGATTTCGGCACCCCCGGCGAACTCGTGCCGGCCTACCAGGCTGAGCTGGCGGCGTCGGGGACCCGGATCCTCGCGGTACGGATCGTGGTCGTTGCCGTCGTCCTGCTGTCGTCGGCCGATCTGATGTGGCAGGGCGCGCCGTGGACCGGTCCCCGGCCGCCGGCCGCATACCTGGCGCTGTCGGCCCTGCTCGACCTGTTGTGGATCCTCACCGGCCTGTTGGCCGCCGGGGCCTGGCTCGGGCTGCGGTACGCCGCCCGGCGCGGTACGCCGGTACGGCTGCCCCGCCTGCTCGGCCGGTCGATGGCGGTGTGCGTGGGGCTGGCCGCCGTCGCCGGTGCGACCCTCTTCACCTGGTCGATCGTGATGTGGGACGCGGCGGTGCGCTGGCCGCCGCTGCTGATCGGGATGGTCGCCGCCGGCGTGGCGTTCGGCTGGCTGGCGGGGGCGGTACGCGGCTGCCTGGTCGGGACCCGCTGA